Proteins from a genomic interval of Ferrovibrio terrae:
- a CDS encoding LysR family transcriptional regulator, which produces MSLNLRQIEVFRAVMSTGSISGASKVLHVSQPAVSRLLSYTETRVGFPLFERIRGRLYATPEAKRLFREVDHVYLGVQRVNEVAHSLAERRQGALHIVSSPSIGHVLIPQAIAQLCEKYTDAKVTFNFLNYAPLQERLLNHQADIGVISTPIDHPNLETKPLGQSPVCCVCPEDHPLTRKPMLSLADLAEYPLIAYDRDTPYGRMVAQMYDRAGLPLRATIEVGSPQSACALVQAGAGVALIDEFSLHNWPNGHLVSRPVSDAPVMMANLAFLRFEPMSQLAQSFVKILRKLMAANGFSLQEDMREGALRH; this is translated from the coding sequence ATGTCCTTGAATCTCAGGCAGATTGAAGTTTTCCGCGCCGTGATGAGCACCGGCTCGATCAGCGGTGCTTCAAAAGTGCTGCATGTCTCGCAGCCGGCAGTCAGCCGTCTGCTGTCCTACACCGAAACCCGCGTCGGCTTTCCGCTATTCGAGCGCATCAGGGGCCGGCTTTACGCAACCCCTGAGGCGAAACGCCTGTTCCGGGAAGTCGACCATGTCTACCTGGGCGTGCAGCGCGTCAACGAAGTCGCGCATTCGCTGGCAGAGCGCCGCCAGGGCGCTTTGCATATCGTGTCCAGCCCAAGTATCGGCCATGTGCTGATTCCGCAGGCAATCGCCCAGCTTTGCGAGAAATATACGGACGCGAAAGTCACCTTCAATTTCCTCAATTACGCGCCGCTGCAGGAGCGCCTGCTGAACCACCAGGCCGATATCGGCGTGATCAGCACACCGATCGACCATCCCAACCTGGAGACCAAACCGCTGGGCCAGAGTCCGGTCTGCTGCGTCTGCCCCGAGGATCATCCGCTGACGCGCAAACCCATGCTGTCGCTGGCCGATCTGGCCGAATATCCGCTGATCGCCTATGACCGCGACACACCCTATGGCCGCATGGTGGCGCAGATGTATGACCGCGCCGGCCTGCCGCTGAGAGCCACCATCGAGGTCGGCTCACCGCAAAGCGCCTGCGCGCTGGTGCAGGCTGGTGCCGGCGTGGCGCTGATCGACGAATTCTCACTGCACAACTGGCCGAACGGCCATCTCGTGTCGCGTCCCGTCTCAGACGCGCCGGTGATGATGGCCAACCTCGCCTTCCTGCGCTTCGAGCCAATGTCGCAGCTCGCGCAATCCTTCGTGAAGATTTTGCGCAAGCTCATGGCCGCCAACGGTTTTTCGCTGCAGGAGGACATGCGCGAAGGGGCGTTACGGCACTGA
- a CDS encoding flavin reductase family protein, protein MDIAASELSPDRIYKLLVSTVMPRPIALVSTLNEDGSPNAAPFSFFNVFSNAPPLLVFGIEGNKRSEDRPHKDTARNILARGEFVVNLVSHAMALPMVASAIDFPEGVSEFDEAGFTPRPSKQVAVPGIAQSPVSFECRLFNTVPLPFNRSLVTGEILHLHVADNAIDDKLHVDPDALDLVGRMHGAGWYIRTRDRFEIPRMTPEEWRARRK, encoded by the coding sequence ATGGATATCGCTGCCTCCGAGCTATCGCCCGACCGTATCTATAAGCTGCTGGTCAGCACGGTGATGCCGCGACCGATTGCGCTGGTCTCGACACTGAACGAGGACGGCAGCCCGAATGCGGCGCCTTTCAGTTTCTTCAACGTCTTCAGCAATGCGCCACCGCTGCTGGTGTTCGGCATCGAGGGCAACAAGCGCAGCGAAGACAGGCCGCATAAGGATACCGCGCGCAACATCCTCGCGCGCGGCGAATTCGTCGTGAACCTGGTCAGCCATGCGATGGCCCTGCCGATGGTGGCCAGTGCCATCGATTTCCCGGAAGGCGTCAGCGAATTCGACGAAGCCGGATTCACGCCGCGTCCCTCGAAGCAGGTCGCGGTGCCGGGCATTGCGCAATCACCCGTCAGTTTCGAATGCCGGCTGTTCAACACGGTGCCGCTGCCCTTCAATCGCAGTCTGGTCACCGGCGAAATCCTGCATCTGCATGTGGCCGACAACGCCATCGACGACAAATTGCATGTCGATCCAGATGCACTGGACCTTGTAGGCCGCATGCATGGCGCCGGCTGGTATATCCGCACGCGAGACCGCTTCGAGATTCCGCGCATGACGCCCGAGGAATGGAGAGCGAGACGTAAATGA
- a CDS encoding FAD-binding oxidoreductase: MTDVLERLRGIVGAAHVLTSTGDQQAYVVDWMKKYRGVALAVVRPGSTDEVAAVLRCCNDAGVTVIPQGGNTGMAGGATPDGSGAQVILSLTRMNRIREIDPVGNTITVDAGCVLATIQQAARDAGCFFPLSLGAEGSCTIGGNLATNAGGIAVLRYGNMRELALGLEVVLADGRIWDGLQALRKDNTGYDLRDLFIGSEGTLGVITGAVLKLYAAPAAKVTAMAALPGRAAALALFTRLRARAGDRLTAFEFMTRNCVDLVLKHASGAVAPFAAAPPAIALAELSDTDAEADLAGLLEDLLAAAVEAGEATDAVIAQSGEQAKALWRIREGISEAQVRAGKTIKHDIALPIGQLAAFMDDCERVVEAAYPGLNFLVFGHLGDGNLHYNLQRAPQMDDDAFYALTGPLNALVHDLVHRYRGSISAEHGVGQLRRDELPRYKSVVALQMMHDLKQLFDPACILNPGKLLQS; this comes from the coding sequence ATGACGGATGTCCTCGAACGGCTGCGCGGCATTGTTGGCGCTGCTCACGTTCTCACCTCGACAGGCGATCAGCAGGCCTATGTTGTCGACTGGATGAAGAAATACCGTGGCGTGGCGCTGGCAGTGGTGCGGCCGGGCAGCACGGACGAGGTCGCTGCCGTTCTGCGCTGCTGCAATGATGCCGGCGTTACAGTGATTCCCCAGGGTGGCAACACCGGCATGGCCGGTGGTGCGACACCAGACGGCAGCGGCGCGCAGGTGATTCTCAGTCTGACGCGCATGAACCGCATCCGCGAGATCGATCCGGTCGGCAATACGATCACAGTGGATGCCGGCTGCGTGCTGGCGACGATACAGCAGGCCGCGCGCGATGCCGGATGCTTCTTTCCGCTCAGCCTGGGTGCCGAAGGCAGTTGCACCATTGGCGGCAATCTTGCCACCAATGCCGGCGGCATTGCCGTGCTGCGCTATGGCAACATGCGCGAACTGGCGCTTGGCCTGGAAGTGGTGCTGGCCGATGGCCGCATCTGGGATGGGTTACAGGCCCTGCGCAAGGACAATACCGGCTACGACCTGCGTGATCTGTTCATCGGCTCCGAAGGCACGCTCGGCGTGATCACCGGCGCTGTGCTGAAGCTGTATGCCGCGCCCGCCGCCAAAGTGACCGCGATGGCCGCGCTGCCCGGGCGCGCTGCTGCGCTGGCGCTGTTCACACGCTTACGAGCTCGTGCCGGCGACCGGCTAACGGCGTTTGAATTCATGACGCGCAACTGTGTCGACCTGGTGCTGAAGCACGCCAGCGGCGCCGTCGCGCCGTTTGCGGCGGCACCGCCGGCCATTGCCCTGGCCGAACTGAGCGATACCGACGCCGAGGCGGATCTGGCCGGACTGCTGGAAGACCTGCTGGCGGCGGCTGTCGAGGCGGGTGAGGCGACAGATGCCGTGATTGCCCAGAGCGGCGAACAGGCAAAGGCGCTGTGGCGCATCCGGGAAGGCATCTCGGAAGCCCAGGTCCGTGCGGGGAAAACGATCAAGCACGATATTGCGCTGCCGATCGGGCAACTCGCGGCCTTCATGGACGATTGCGAGCGCGTGGTCGAAGCGGCCTATCCGGGGCTGAACTTCCTGGTCTTCGGTCATCTCGGCGACGGCAACCTGCATTACAACCTGCAGCGCGCACCGCAGATGGATGACGATGCCTTCTATGCCCTGACCGGGCCACTCAATGCGCTGGTGCACGACCTGGTGCACCGCTATCGCGGCAGCATCAGCGCCGAACACGGCGTTGGCCAGCTGCGACGCGATGAGTTGCCGCGCTACAAGTCCGTCGTGGCGCTGCAGATGATGCATGACCTGAAACAGCTGTTCGATCCCGCCTGCATTCTCAATCCGGGCAAACTGCTCCAATCCTGA
- a CDS encoding SDR family oxidoreductase, with amino-acid sequence MDLGLNGKRALVLGASRGLGAACAKVLAREGATVIAAARSIEDTRAWIAAEEASVAARLTAEKLDLSDRASVDGLVDRLLQAGGVDVLVNNSGGPPPGAAAEIALDLWQQQFSAMAGHLFHLTGCLLPKMLERGWGRVITIASSGVEQPIPNLALSNGLRMAVLGWSKTLAAEVAPKGVTVNLVLPGRIHTDRVDQLDGAAAAKQGKSRDEIAKASQATIPMGRYGRPEEFADAVAFLASQRAGYITGSKLRVDGGMIRSL; translated from the coding sequence ATGGATTTGGGGTTGAACGGAAAGCGCGCGCTGGTGCTGGGCGCCAGCCGGGGTCTGGGAGCAGCTTGCGCGAAGGTGCTGGCCCGCGAGGGCGCCACGGTGATTGCGGCGGCGCGCAGCATCGAGGATACCAGGGCCTGGATCGCCGCCGAAGAAGCGTCCGTGGCGGCGCGTCTGACGGCAGAAAAACTCGACCTTTCCGACCGCGCATCGGTCGACGGGCTGGTTGACCGCCTTCTGCAGGCGGGCGGGGTTGACGTCCTCGTCAACAACAGTGGTGGGCCGCCGCCAGGCGCGGCAGCCGAGATCGCGCTTGATCTCTGGCAGCAACAGTTTTCTGCCATGGCCGGCCACCTGTTTCATCTCACGGGCTGCCTGCTGCCGAAAATGCTGGAGCGGGGCTGGGGACGTGTCATTACCATTGCCTCTTCAGGCGTGGAACAGCCCATCCCAAATCTGGCGCTGTCGAATGGCCTGCGCATGGCGGTGCTCGGCTGGTCGAAGACGCTGGCGGCAGAAGTCGCGCCCAAAGGGGTGACGGTGAATCTTGTGCTGCCCGGCCGGATCCATACCGACCGCGTCGATCAACTGGATGGGGCCGCGGCGGCGAAACAGGGCAAGAGCCGTGACGAGATCGCCAAGGCCTCGCAAGCGACGATTCCCATGGGCCGTTATGGCCGGCCGGAGGAATTCGCCGATGCGGTGGCCTTTCTGGCCAGCCAGCGTGCCGGCTATATCACCGGTAGCAAGCTACGCGTTGACGGTGGCATGATACGCAGCCTGTAG
- a CDS encoding aromatic ring-hydroxylating oxygenase subunit alpha: protein MLTTRQKTLRKFWYATVKLDDLRSGPKPFRLMGEDIVLFLDAAGQPAALSDRCCHRTARLSKGWCENGNIVCGYHGWTYDRSGQCIRIPQFPDNSAVSGNLKTTAYRCRSSFGYAWVALDEPLADLFEIPEDSNPAYRRIDQFYETWNCAPLRMLENSFDNAHFSFVHKATFGQFDQPKPEKYEMQETDYGFYAESIVPIANPPAAHRVTGTTEPTTTRHMRNHWYMPFCRRLDMEYPGGLRHIIFNCATPIDDDRIQLVQWLYRSDREEDCSTQELIDWDAAITKEDKDILEATDPDACIDISRRVEAHMPSDRGGIIMRKRLLELMRTHGEGEIHGGLPVTREIAAE, encoded by the coding sequence ATGTTGACCACACGACAGAAAACCTTGCGTAAATTCTGGTATGCAACGGTCAAACTTGACGACCTGCGATCTGGCCCGAAGCCTTTCCGGCTGATGGGGGAAGACATCGTGCTCTTTCTGGATGCGGCCGGGCAACCCGCCGCACTGTCAGATCGCTGCTGCCACCGCACGGCCCGTCTGTCGAAGGGCTGGTGCGAGAATGGCAATATCGTCTGCGGCTACCATGGCTGGACATATGATCGCAGCGGGCAGTGCATTCGCATTCCGCAATTCCCTGACAACAGTGCCGTCTCCGGCAATCTGAAAACCACGGCCTACCGCTGCCGGTCGAGCTTCGGGTATGCCTGGGTCGCGCTCGATGAGCCGCTGGCGGACCTGTTCGAGATTCCCGAGGACAGCAACCCGGCTTACCGTCGCATCGACCAGTTCTATGAAACCTGGAACTGCGCGCCGTTACGCATGCTGGAGAATTCCTTCGACAACGCGCATTTCTCCTTTGTGCACAAGGCGACATTCGGCCAGTTCGACCAGCCGAAACCGGAAAAATACGAGATGCAGGAAACCGACTACGGTTTCTATGCCGAATCCATCGTGCCGATCGCCAATCCACCGGCGGCGCACCGCGTCACCGGCACCACGGAGCCGACGACCACGCGGCATATGCGCAATCACTGGTACATGCCCTTCTGCCGCAGGCTCGACATGGAATATCCCGGCGGCCTGCGGCATATCATCTTCAACTGCGCCACGCCGATCGACGACGACCGGATCCAGCTGGTGCAGTGGCTGTATCGCAGCGACCGTGAGGAGGATTGCAGCACCCAGGAACTCATCGACTGGGACGCAGCCATCACCAAGGAGGACAAGGATATCCTCGAGGCAACCGATCCGGACGCCTGCATCGATATCTCGCGCCGCGTCGAAGCTCATATGCCTTCGGACCGCGGCGGCATCATCATGCGCAAGCGGCTGCTAGAGCTCATGCGGACTCATGGCGAGGGCGAGATTCATGGAGGACTGCCGGTAACCCGCGAGATCGCCGCGGAGTGA
- a CDS encoding aspartate/glutamate racemase family protein: MTSTIIVINPNSNEGVTAGIDAALEPLRMAGGPAIRALTLKEGPPGVQSQHDVESVTLPLARLAQSLEAEASAFVIACFSDPGLHVVREAVKCPVLGIAECGVLTALTMGHAFGVIAILQTSIPRHLRLWGAMGVTDRLAGELAIGLTVAELADRERTLKRMIDTGKRLRDERQANTIVMGCAGMAVFRDPLQDALGIPVIEPTQAAATMALGRVRLGW; the protein is encoded by the coding sequence ATGACATCCACAATCATTGTGATCAATCCGAATTCGAACGAAGGCGTGACGGCCGGCATCGATGCCGCGCTGGAACCCCTGCGCATGGCCGGCGGCCCGGCGATCCGTGCCCTGACGCTGAAAGAGGGCCCGCCGGGGGTCCAGAGCCAGCATGACGTGGAGAGCGTGACTTTGCCGTTGGCGCGACTGGCGCAATCGCTGGAAGCCGAGGCCAGTGCCTTCGTCATTGCCTGTTTCAGCGATCCTGGCCTGCATGTGGTGCGCGAGGCCGTGAAATGCCCGGTGCTGGGTATCGCCGAATGTGGCGTACTGACGGCCCTCACCATGGGCCACGCTTTCGGCGTCATCGCCATTCTGCAAACCTCGATCCCGCGTCACCTGCGGCTCTGGGGCGCGATGGGCGTCACCGACCGTCTGGCCGGCGAACTCGCCATTGGTCTCACGGTGGCCGAACTCGCTGACCGCGAGCGCACGCTCAAGCGCATGATTGACACGGGTAAGCGTCTGCGCGACGAACGTCAGGCCAATACTATCGTCATGGGCTGCGCCGGCATGGCGGTGTTCCGTGACCCGCTGCAGGACGCGCTGGGCATCCCGGTGATCGAACCGACCCAGGCGGCGGCGACGATGGCATTAGGCCGCGTACGCCTGGGTTGGTAG
- the hydA gene encoding dihydropyrimidinase: protein MSDFDLVIRNGRIATASDVFAADIAVRDGVIAALGKGLAPGKREIDAAGRWVLPGGIDSHCHVEQLSGMGLMCADDFYSATVSAAFGGTTTIIPFAAQHRDMKIPEVVADYGKLAREKAVIDYGFHLILANPDDTALQTDLPKAIRDGITSLKVYMTYDKLKLDDHQLLDVLSVAAREQALVMVHAENHDMIRWLAHRLLEQGHTAPKFHAVAHDPLAEAEATNRAIALSRLLGVPLLIVHVSGQEAIHTIRRAKQRGAAVYAETCPQYLFLTAEDLDREGLQGAMFCCSPPPRDKESQEAVWAGMKDGTLYTYSSDHAPYRFDKSGKLPKGDATTFKEMANGVPGLELRLPLLFSEGVMAGRISMQEFVALTATNHAEMYGLSGRKGTIAVGADADLGIWNQDREITVTATMLHDNVGYTPYEGRQLKGWPEIVINRGRVVIENNELKVERGSGQFLKRKPSDMLADPTGISAAVARQMLRSLVGMGGPA from the coding sequence ATGAGTGATTTCGACCTGGTGATACGCAATGGCCGTATTGCCACCGCGAGCGACGTGTTTGCAGCCGATATCGCCGTCCGCGACGGCGTGATCGCCGCCCTGGGCAAGGGACTGGCGCCCGGAAAACGTGAGATCGACGCGGCCGGCCGCTGGGTGTTGCCCGGCGGCATCGACAGCCACTGCCATGTCGAGCAGCTTTCCGGCATGGGCCTGATGTGCGCCGACGATTTCTATTCGGCCACCGTCTCGGCCGCCTTCGGCGGCACCACGACGATCATTCCTTTTGCCGCGCAGCATCGCGACATGAAGATCCCTGAGGTCGTCGCCGATTACGGCAAACTGGCGCGCGAGAAGGCCGTGATCGATTACGGCTTCCATCTGATCCTCGCCAATCCGGACGATACCGCGCTGCAGACCGATCTGCCCAAGGCGATCCGCGACGGCATCACCTCGCTCAAGGTCTATATGACCTATGACAAGCTGAAGCTGGACGATCACCAGCTGCTCGATGTGCTGTCGGTGGCGGCCCGCGAACAGGCGCTGGTGATGGTGCATGCCGAGAACCACGACATGATCCGCTGGCTGGCCCATCGCCTGCTGGAACAGGGCCATACCGCGCCGAAATTCCATGCCGTGGCGCATGATCCGCTGGCCGAAGCCGAAGCGACCAACCGCGCCATCGCGCTGTCGCGCCTGCTGGGCGTGCCGCTGCTGATCGTACATGTCTCTGGCCAGGAAGCGATCCACACCATTCGTCGCGCCAAGCAGCGCGGCGCCGCCGTCTATGCCGAAACCTGTCCGCAATACCTGTTCCTCACCGCCGAGGATCTGGATCGCGAGGGCCTGCAGGGCGCGATGTTCTGCTGCTCGCCGCCGCCGCGTGACAAGGAATCGCAGGAGGCGGTCTGGGCCGGCATGAAGGATGGCACGCTCTATACCTATTCCTCCGACCATGCGCCCTACCGTTTCGACAAGAGCGGCAAGCTGCCCAAGGGCGATGCGACGACGTTCAAGGAAATGGCCAATGGCGTGCCCGGCCTGGAGTTGCGCCTGCCGCTGCTGTTCTCCGAAGGCGTTATGGCCGGCCGCATCAGCATGCAGGAATTCGTAGCATTAACCGCCACCAACCATGCCGAGATGTATGGTCTGTCCGGCCGCAAGGGCACAATTGCCGTCGGTGCCGATGCCGATCTCGGTATCTGGAACCAGGATCGCGAGATCACGGTCACGGCCACCATGCTGCACGACAATGTTGGCTACACCCCTTATGAAGGCCGCCAGCTGAAAGGCTGGCCGGAAATCGTGATCAATCGCGGCCGCGTCGTGATCGAGAATAACGAGCTGAAGGTCGAACGCGGCTCGGGCCAGTTCCTCAAGCGCAAGCCCTCCGACATGCTGGCCGATCCGACCGGCATCTCGGCCGCCGTGGCGCGCCAAATGCTGCGCAGCCTGGTGGGAATGGGAGGCCCGGCATGA
- a CDS encoding dihydrodipicolinate synthase family protein, translating into MAKLDESAKGVYIISVTPFTDSGVLDLDSTDRMVDFYVEKGVTGFTLLGMMGEAPKLTMAESRSFVQRVLKRLNGKAPVVVGASSPGFASMAELTKAVMDDGAAGVMIAPPGTLKTDDQIVTYYENAAEAIGTSVPFVLQDFPQSTNVHMTAGVIARIIKALPSCVMLKHEDWPGLAKLSALRAMTDLRRVSILVGNGGVFLPEEMERGADGAMTGFAYPEMMTEVVKAYQASKPDRARDIFDAYLPLARYEQQPGPGLAIRKYVLQKRGVIASAALRKPGPKLSALDIAETEKMIARQTRRLQEIG; encoded by the coding sequence ATGGCCAAACTCGACGAATCCGCCAAGGGCGTTTACATCATCTCGGTCACGCCCTTCACCGACAGCGGCGTGCTCGACCTCGACAGTACCGACCGCATGGTCGATTTCTATGTGGAAAAGGGCGTTACAGGCTTCACCCTGCTCGGCATGATGGGCGAGGCGCCGAAGCTGACCATGGCGGAATCGCGCAGCTTCGTGCAGCGCGTGCTGAAGCGCCTGAACGGCAAGGCCCCCGTGGTGGTGGGCGCTTCCAGCCCCGGTTTCGCCTCGATGGCCGAGCTGACCAAGGCGGTGATGGATGATGGCGCTGCTGGAGTGATGATCGCACCGCCTGGCACGCTGAAGACCGACGACCAGATCGTCACCTATTACGAGAATGCTGCCGAGGCCATCGGCACCAGCGTTCCATTTGTGCTGCAGGATTTCCCGCAATCGACCAATGTGCATATGACGGCGGGGGTGATCGCCCGGATCATCAAGGCCCTGCCGTCCTGCGTGATGCTGAAGCACGAAGACTGGCCGGGGCTGGCCAAGCTGAGCGCGCTACGCGCCATGACCGATCTGCGCCGTGTCAGCATTCTGGTCGGCAATGGCGGCGTCTTTCTGCCCGAGGAGATGGAGCGCGGCGCCGATGGCGCGATGACGGGCTTCGCCTATCCCGAAATGATGACTGAGGTCGTCAAAGCCTATCAGGCCAGCAAGCCGGACCGCGCCCGCGACATTTTCGATGCCTATCTGCCGCTGGCGCGCTATGAACAGCAGCCGGGGCCCGGGCTCGCCATCCGCAAATATGTGCTGCAGAAGCGTGGTGTCATTGCGTCTGCCGCTTTGCGCAAACCGGGGCCGAAGCTGTCCGCCCTGGATATTGCCGAAACCGAGAAGATGATCGCGCGCCAGACCAGGCGCCTGCAGGAGATCGGCTGA
- a CDS encoding transporter substrate-binding domain-containing protein: protein MTSFKLNLGLAAIGTLILTVGMPAMAQVLKTGVDATFAPHAMVKLGGGLQGFNIELGEEMAKRMGKKLEVEGTEFSGLIPGLNAKKYDFVLAPVTVTPERAKTLLFTEGYLNTDFTFVEKKSAPGIKSLDDLKGKTIAVNKGSAYETWTRDNAAKYGFKYDVYGSNSDAIQAVQSGRADANLGGNTVSAWAAKQNQEVKTSYTITTGLVWALAFRGDDKAGRDAASMALKCMKKDGFVAKAAEKWFGFKPGPDAAAVVIAPGHGVPNMEGYDATPVTLKCS, encoded by the coding sequence ATGACGTCTTTCAAACTCAACCTGGGCCTGGCCGCGATCGGCACCCTGATTCTGACCGTCGGCATGCCTGCCATGGCGCAGGTGCTGAAGACCGGCGTCGATGCCACCTTCGCCCCGCATGCGATGGTCAAGCTCGGTGGCGGCCTGCAGGGCTTCAACATCGAGCTGGGCGAGGAAATGGCCAAGCGCATGGGCAAGAAGCTGGAAGTGGAAGGAACGGAATTCTCCGGCCTGATTCCGGGCCTGAACGCCAAGAAGTATGATTTCGTGCTGGCGCCGGTGACAGTGACCCCGGAACGCGCCAAGACGCTGCTGTTCACCGAAGGCTATCTGAACACCGATTTCACCTTCGTCGAGAAGAAGTCGGCGCCGGGCATCAAGAGCCTGGATGACCTGAAGGGCAAGACCATCGCCGTCAACAAGGGCTCGGCCTACGAGACCTGGACGCGCGACAATGCCGCGAAATACGGCTTCAAATATGACGTCTATGGCAGCAATTCCGACGCCATCCAGGCCGTGCAGTCGGGCCGCGCCGATGCCAATCTGGGCGGCAACACCGTATCGGCCTGGGCGGCGAAGCAGAACCAGGAAGTCAAGACCAGCTACACCATCACTACCGGTCTGGTCTGGGCGCTGGCCTTCCGCGGCGACGACAAGGCCGGCCGCGACGCTGCCTCGATGGCGCTGAAATGCATGAAGAAGGATGGCTTCGTGGCCAAGGCGGCCGAGAAATGGTTCGGCTTCAAGCCGGGTCCGGACGCCGCTGCCGTGGTGATCGCGCCGGGTCATGGCGTGCCGAACATGGAAGGCTACGATGCGACCCCGGTCACCCTGAAATGCTCGTAA
- a CDS encoding N-carbamoyl-D-amino-acid hydrolase, whose protein sequence is MSTLKRPYGIAVAQLGPIHLADSRAAVVKRLIELLRESKSRGAKFVVFPELALTTFFPRYWMTEEEAVERFFERSMPGPETKPLFDLAAEFGIGFYLGYAELTPDGRRFNTAILTDEKAKIVGRYRKIHLPGHSHHIETAPFQHLEKKFFEVGNEGFKVWDALGARIGMCICNDRRWAETYRVMGLQSAEIVALGYNTPSWNIHWNEPPHLRMFHHLLSLQGNAYQNGIWVAAAAKCGKEDGFHMIGGSAIVAPTGEITAQAQSEEDELIFTSADLSIGETFREHVFNFAKHRRPEHYKLIVERTGAGAPLGTAPD, encoded by the coding sequence ATGAGCACGCTGAAACGGCCTTACGGCATCGCCGTCGCGCAGCTTGGCCCGATCCACCTGGCCGATAGCCGCGCCGCTGTCGTCAAGCGGCTGATCGAATTGCTGCGCGAATCCAAATCACGCGGCGCGAAATTTGTCGTCTTTCCGGAACTGGCGCTGACCACCTTCTTCCCGCGTTACTGGATGACCGAGGAGGAAGCCGTCGAGCGCTTCTTCGAACGCAGCATGCCGGGGCCGGAAACCAAGCCGCTGTTCGATCTGGCCGCCGAATTCGGCATCGGCTTCTATCTCGGCTATGCCGAACTGACGCCGGACGGTCGCCGCTTCAACACCGCGATCCTGACCGACGAAAAGGCGAAGATCGTCGGCCGCTATCGCAAAATCCACCTGCCCGGCCATTCGCATCACATCGAGACCGCGCCGTTCCAGCATCTGGAGAAGAAATTCTTCGAGGTCGGCAATGAAGGCTTCAAGGTCTGGGACGCGCTGGGCGCGCGGATCGGCATGTGCATCTGTAACGACCGGCGCTGGGCCGAGACCTATCGCGTGATGGGCCTGCAGAGCGCCGAGATCGTGGCACTGGGCTACAACACGCCGAGCTGGAACATCCACTGGAACGAGCCGCCGCACCTGCGCATGTTCCACCATCTGCTCTCGCTGCAGGGCAATGCCTATCAGAACGGCATCTGGGTGGCGGCTGCAGCCAAATGCGGCAAGGAAGACGGTTTCCACATGATCGGCGGTTCCGCCATCGTGGCGCCGACCGGCGAGATCACCGCGCAGGCGCAGAGCGAGGAAGACGAGCTGATCTTCACCAGTGCCGATCTCAGCATCGGCGAAACCTTCCGCGAGCATGTCTTCAATTTCGCCAAGCATCGTCGGCCCGAGCATTACAAGCTGATCGTCGAACGCACCGGCGCCGGCGCACCGCTGGGGACCGCACCGGACTGA